In the Nicotiana tabacum cultivar K326 chromosome 16, ASM71507v2, whole genome shotgun sequence genome, one interval contains:
- the LOC107806705 gene encoding uncharacterized protein LOC107806705 isoform X2, with protein MSSSPSNSHVHESPCLNLAASTTNGNFQKPPSPIQAESTNHDDYHTVSIPNPAEITSDDEYDTVSVPNQAEITSNVNFQESPSPSLTASSTSKGETPSPNLAANTSNDKSEELLLKCLPLCLAILRGDEHGFDQAAQALAAASSSNSNFHRPRSPNVPNLAASTSRQSPSPNLAANTRSSKTQVLTPYSPAIPRSGRMENLYSLAARTNRSSFEEIGEENINEEKKLWGCLPLYRALLRENQSGFEKEAKALSKFPPDVTICRKVTRAGDTGLHVLVGAGKWYDSVISKPKSYALEGLVIRNNNGHTPLCVAAKVGNMEAAKKLLQLETEIRSVRATDDDTVGRYPIIEAARYGHKEMVLLWIGDMATKMADSPPTKESAASTFLHLLVVAEFYDVLLALVRRFPGLARAEFYGDNDDVSLLSLMAETPSAFRSGTQLGFWQRLLYSVAQANLERRLSDIEKSFVVNQPSVTVPSTESPQPTNELTWECFVKYPRNCVITIQAWLARMINRAIFKHIKDIKLMHKETLDIVKRLCKELMKEYKPKDIEPVLRKAVLLAASSGIPEIIEEIVDCYPDAIWFVNSENHNLFHLAVINRHEKVFNFIYQLSLYKHLVTTDEDTSGNNILHMAGKLAPLGRLNLISGAALQMQRELQWFQEVEKFVHPTLRTNRNSYGKTPKMVFTEEHKELVKEGEKWMKETANSCTFVAALTATVGFAAAITVPGGNQSKGFPIFSKEPAFTIFAVSVAFCLFSSVASVLMFLSILTARYAETDFLRSLPKRLIIGLGTLFISMTSLMIAFGATIYLVFGQKNGLILIPVGIAGLIPVILFESLQFRLLLDMCMSTYGPSIFHKQSSRLLY; from the exons ATGTCGTCCTCACCAAGCAACAGTCATGTGCACGAATCGCCGTGTCTTAATCTAGCAGCCAGCACAACCAACGGTAATTTTCAAAAACCGCCCAGTCCTATTCAAGCAGAAAGCACAAACCACGATGATTATCACACAGTGTCCATTCCTAATCCAGCAGAAATCACAAGCGACGATGAATATGACACAGTGTCGGTTCCTAATCAAGCAGAAATCACAAGCAACGTTAATTTTCAAGAATCACCCAGTCCTAGTCTAACAGCCAGCAGCACAAGCAAAGGTGAAACGCCAAGTCCTAATTTAGCAGCCAACACAAGCAATG ACAAAAGCGAAGAGCTGTTGTTGAAATGCTTGCCCTTATGCCTTGCAATACTCAGAGGGGATGAACATGGTTTTGACCAAGCTGCACAAGCTCTAGCAGCAGCTAGCTCGAGCAACAGTAATTTTCACCGACCGCGCAGTCCTAATGTACCTAATCTAGCAGCTAGCACAAGCAGACAATCTCCCAGTCCTAATCTAGCAGCCAACACAAGAAGCAGTAAGACTCAAGTTTTAACTCCTTATTCACCAGCCATCCCAAGGAGCGGTAGGATGGAAAATTTGTACAGTTTAGCAGCCAGAACAAACCGGAGTAGCTTCGAAGAAATCGGTGAAG AGAACATAAATGAGGAGAAGAAGTTGTGGGGATGCTTGCCTTTATACCGTGCATTACTCAGAGAAAACCAGAGTGGTTTTGAAAAAGAAGCTAAAGCTCTCTCGAAATTTCCACCAGATGTGACTATATGTAGGAAGGTAACAAGAGCTGGGGACACTGGCCTTCACGTACTTGTTGGTGCTGGAAAGTGGTATGATTCTGTGATAAGTAAACCAAAAAGTTATGCATTAGAAGGGTTGGTTATTCGTAACAACAATGGTCATACACCTCTTTGTGTGGCTGCAAAGGTTGGGAACATGGAGGCTGCCAAGAAGTTGCTGCAACTTGAAACGGAAATCCGGAGTGTGCGAGCGACTGACGACGATACTGTTGGGCGGTATCCGATTATAGAGGCTGCTAGATATGGCCATAAGGAGATGGTTTTACTTTGGATTGGGGATATGGCCACGAAGATGGCAGACTCCCCACCAACTAAAGAATCAGCTGCTTCCACCTTTCTCCATCTGCTAGTTGTAGCCGAATTCTACG ATGTGCTGCTAGCTCTGGTTCGACGTTTTCCTGGTTTGGCCCGGGCAGAGTTTTATGGTGACAATGATGATGTATCGCTTTTGAGTTTGATGGCTGAGACACCTTCTGCATTTCGGAGTGGGACTCAGCTAGGCTTTTGGCAACGCTTACTTTATTCTG TCGCACAGGCAAACTTAGAAAGAAGATTGTCAGACATTGAAAAGTCCTTTGTTGTAAATCAGCCCTCAGTCACAGTACCCTCAACAGAATCGCCACAGCCTACTAATGAGTTAACATGGGAGTGTTTCGTGAAGTATCCACGCAATTGTGTCATCACAATTCAAGCGTGGCTTGCTAGGATGATTAATAGAG CAATATTCAAGCACATTAAGGATATAAAGTTAATGCATAAAGAGACTCTTGATATCGTGAAACGTCTTTGCAAGGAGCTTATGAAAGAGTATAAACCTAAGGATATTGAGCCAGTACTCAGAAAGGCAGTTCTGTTGGCAGCAAGTTCGGGAATTCCTGAAATCATAGAAGAAATTGTAGATTGCTACCCTGACGCAATTTGGTTTGTTAATTCTGAAAATCATAACTTATTTCACCTTGCGGTAATAAATCGGCATGAAAAGGTGTTTAACTTCATATATCAGTTAAGTTTGTATAAACATTTGGTAACAACTGATGAAGACACTTCAGGAAACAATATATTACATATGGCTGGAAAATTAGCACCTCTTGGCCGACTCAATCTTATCTCAGGTGCAGCTTTGCAAATGCAGCGCGAACTTCAGTGGTTCCAG GAAGTGGAAAAGTTTGTTCATCCAACTTTAAGGACAAATAGAAACTCATAtggaaaaactccaaaaatggtgTTCACTGAGGAACACAAGGAATTGGTCAAAGAAGGAGAGAAATGGATGAAAGAAACTGCAAATTCATGCACATTTGTGGCGGCCTTAACAGCAACGGTAGGATTTGCAGCAGCCATCACTGTACCAGGAGGAAATCAAAGCAAAGGTTTCCCAATCTTCTCAAAAGAACCGGCCTTCACGATTTTTGCTGTTTCGGTTGCATTCTGTCTGTTCTCTTCTGTTGCCTCTGTGCTAATGTTTTTGTCTATCCTCACCGCGAGATATGCAGAAACAGATTTTCTTAGATCTCTTCCAAAACGATTAATTATAGGCCTCGGTACACTGTTTATTTCAATGACATCTCTGATGATAGCATTTGGTGCTACAATTTATCTCGTTTTCGGTCAGAAAAACGGACTGATACTCATTCCAGTGGGCATAGCAGGCCTCATTCCAGTAATCCTATTTGAGTCCTTGCAATTTCGTCTCTTGTTAGATATGTGTATGTCCACATATGGCCCAAGCATTTTTCATAAACAGAGCTCACGTTTACTTTACTAG
- the LOC107806705 gene encoding uncharacterized protein LOC107806705 isoform X4, with translation MENLYSLAARTNRSSFEEIGEENINEEKKLWGCLPLYRALLRENQSGFEKEAKALSKFPPDVTICRKVTRAGDTGLHVLVGAGKWYDSVISKPKSYALEGLVIRNNNGHTPLCVAAKVGNMEAAKKLLQLETEIRSVRATDDDTVGRYPIIEAARYGHKEMVLLWIGDMATKMADSPPTKESAASTFLHLLVVAEFYDVLLALVRRFPGLARAEFYGDNDDVSLLSLMAETPSAFRSGTQLGFWQRLLYSVAQANLERRLSDIEKSFVVNQPSVTVPSTESPQPTNELTWECFVKYPRNCVITIQAWLARMINRAIFKHIKDIKLMHKETLDIVKRLCKELMKEYKPKDIEPVLRKAVLLAASSGIPEIIEEIVDCYPDAIWFVNSENHNLFHLAVINRHEKVFNFIYQLSLYKHLVTTDEDTSGNNILHMAGKLAPLGRLNLISGAALQMQRELQWFQEVEKFVHPTLRTNRNSYGKTPKMVFTEEHKELVKEGEKWMKETANSCTFVAALTATVGFAAAITVPGGNQSKGFPIFSKEPAFTIFAVSVAFCLFSSVASVLMFLSILTARYAETDFLRSLPKRLIIGLGTLFISMTSLMIAFGATIYLVFGQKNGLILIPVGIAGLIPVILFESLQFRLLLDMCMSTYGPSIFHKQSSRLLY, from the exons ATGGAAAATTTGTACAGTTTAGCAGCCAGAACAAACCGGAGTAGCTTCGAAGAAATCGGTGAAG AGAACATAAATGAGGAGAAGAAGTTGTGGGGATGCTTGCCTTTATACCGTGCATTACTCAGAGAAAACCAGAGTGGTTTTGAAAAAGAAGCTAAAGCTCTCTCGAAATTTCCACCAGATGTGACTATATGTAGGAAGGTAACAAGAGCTGGGGACACTGGCCTTCACGTACTTGTTGGTGCTGGAAAGTGGTATGATTCTGTGATAAGTAAACCAAAAAGTTATGCATTAGAAGGGTTGGTTATTCGTAACAACAATGGTCATACACCTCTTTGTGTGGCTGCAAAGGTTGGGAACATGGAGGCTGCCAAGAAGTTGCTGCAACTTGAAACGGAAATCCGGAGTGTGCGAGCGACTGACGACGATACTGTTGGGCGGTATCCGATTATAGAGGCTGCTAGATATGGCCATAAGGAGATGGTTTTACTTTGGATTGGGGATATGGCCACGAAGATGGCAGACTCCCCACCAACTAAAGAATCAGCTGCTTCCACCTTTCTCCATCTGCTAGTTGTAGCCGAATTCTACG ATGTGCTGCTAGCTCTGGTTCGACGTTTTCCTGGTTTGGCCCGGGCAGAGTTTTATGGTGACAATGATGATGTATCGCTTTTGAGTTTGATGGCTGAGACACCTTCTGCATTTCGGAGTGGGACTCAGCTAGGCTTTTGGCAACGCTTACTTTATTCTG TCGCACAGGCAAACTTAGAAAGAAGATTGTCAGACATTGAAAAGTCCTTTGTTGTAAATCAGCCCTCAGTCACAGTACCCTCAACAGAATCGCCACAGCCTACTAATGAGTTAACATGGGAGTGTTTCGTGAAGTATCCACGCAATTGTGTCATCACAATTCAAGCGTGGCTTGCTAGGATGATTAATAGAG CAATATTCAAGCACATTAAGGATATAAAGTTAATGCATAAAGAGACTCTTGATATCGTGAAACGTCTTTGCAAGGAGCTTATGAAAGAGTATAAACCTAAGGATATTGAGCCAGTACTCAGAAAGGCAGTTCTGTTGGCAGCAAGTTCGGGAATTCCTGAAATCATAGAAGAAATTGTAGATTGCTACCCTGACGCAATTTGGTTTGTTAATTCTGAAAATCATAACTTATTTCACCTTGCGGTAATAAATCGGCATGAAAAGGTGTTTAACTTCATATATCAGTTAAGTTTGTATAAACATTTGGTAACAACTGATGAAGACACTTCAGGAAACAATATATTACATATGGCTGGAAAATTAGCACCTCTTGGCCGACTCAATCTTATCTCAGGTGCAGCTTTGCAAATGCAGCGCGAACTTCAGTGGTTCCAG GAAGTGGAAAAGTTTGTTCATCCAACTTTAAGGACAAATAGAAACTCATAtggaaaaactccaaaaatggtgTTCACTGAGGAACACAAGGAATTGGTCAAAGAAGGAGAGAAATGGATGAAAGAAACTGCAAATTCATGCACATTTGTGGCGGCCTTAACAGCAACGGTAGGATTTGCAGCAGCCATCACTGTACCAGGAGGAAATCAAAGCAAAGGTTTCCCAATCTTCTCAAAAGAACCGGCCTTCACGATTTTTGCTGTTTCGGTTGCATTCTGTCTGTTCTCTTCTGTTGCCTCTGTGCTAATGTTTTTGTCTATCCTCACCGCGAGATATGCAGAAACAGATTTTCTTAGATCTCTTCCAAAACGATTAATTATAGGCCTCGGTACACTGTTTATTTCAATGACATCTCTGATGATAGCATTTGGTGCTACAATTTATCTCGTTTTCGGTCAGAAAAACGGACTGATACTCATTCCAGTGGGCATAGCAGGCCTCATTCCAGTAATCCTATTTGAGTCCTTGCAATTTCGTCTCTTGTTAGATATGTGTATGTCCACATATGGCCCAAGCATTTTTCATAAACAGAGCTCACGTTTACTTTACTAG
- the LOC107806705 gene encoding uncharacterized protein LOC107806705 isoform X3: MENLYSLAARTNRSSFEEIGEENINEEKKLWGCLPLYRALLRENQSGFEKEAKALSKFPPDVTICRKVTRAGDTGLHVLVGAGKWYDSVISKPKSYALEGLVIRNNNGHTPLCVAAKVGNMEAAKKLLQLETEIRSVRATDDDTVGRYPIIEAARYGHKEMVLLWIGDMATKMADSPPTKESAASTFLHLLVVAEFYDVLLALVRRFPGLARAEFYGDNDDVSLLSLMAETPSAFRSGTQLGFWQRLLYSVAQANLERRLSDIEKSFVVNQPSVTVPSTESPQPTNELTWECFVKYPRNCVITIQAWLARMINRAAIFKHIKDIKLMHKETLDIVKRLCKELMKEYKPKDIEPVLRKAVLLAASSGIPEIIEEIVDCYPDAIWFVNSENHNLFHLAVINRHEKVFNFIYQLSLYKHLVTTDEDTSGNNILHMAGKLAPLGRLNLISGAALQMQRELQWFQEVEKFVHPTLRTNRNSYGKTPKMVFTEEHKELVKEGEKWMKETANSCTFVAALTATVGFAAAITVPGGNQSKGFPIFSKEPAFTIFAVSVAFCLFSSVASVLMFLSILTARYAETDFLRSLPKRLIIGLGTLFISMTSLMIAFGATIYLVFGQKNGLILIPVGIAGLIPVILFESLQFRLLLDMCMSTYGPSIFHKQSSRLLY, encoded by the exons ATGGAAAATTTGTACAGTTTAGCAGCCAGAACAAACCGGAGTAGCTTCGAAGAAATCGGTGAAG AGAACATAAATGAGGAGAAGAAGTTGTGGGGATGCTTGCCTTTATACCGTGCATTACTCAGAGAAAACCAGAGTGGTTTTGAAAAAGAAGCTAAAGCTCTCTCGAAATTTCCACCAGATGTGACTATATGTAGGAAGGTAACAAGAGCTGGGGACACTGGCCTTCACGTACTTGTTGGTGCTGGAAAGTGGTATGATTCTGTGATAAGTAAACCAAAAAGTTATGCATTAGAAGGGTTGGTTATTCGTAACAACAATGGTCATACACCTCTTTGTGTGGCTGCAAAGGTTGGGAACATGGAGGCTGCCAAGAAGTTGCTGCAACTTGAAACGGAAATCCGGAGTGTGCGAGCGACTGACGACGATACTGTTGGGCGGTATCCGATTATAGAGGCTGCTAGATATGGCCATAAGGAGATGGTTTTACTTTGGATTGGGGATATGGCCACGAAGATGGCAGACTCCCCACCAACTAAAGAATCAGCTGCTTCCACCTTTCTCCATCTGCTAGTTGTAGCCGAATTCTACG ATGTGCTGCTAGCTCTGGTTCGACGTTTTCCTGGTTTGGCCCGGGCAGAGTTTTATGGTGACAATGATGATGTATCGCTTTTGAGTTTGATGGCTGAGACACCTTCTGCATTTCGGAGTGGGACTCAGCTAGGCTTTTGGCAACGCTTACTTTATTCTG TCGCACAGGCAAACTTAGAAAGAAGATTGTCAGACATTGAAAAGTCCTTTGTTGTAAATCAGCCCTCAGTCACAGTACCCTCAACAGAATCGCCACAGCCTACTAATGAGTTAACATGGGAGTGTTTCGTGAAGTATCCACGCAATTGTGTCATCACAATTCAAGCGTGGCTTGCTAGGATGATTAATAGAG CAGCAATATTCAAGCACATTAAGGATATAAAGTTAATGCATAAAGAGACTCTTGATATCGTGAAACGTCTTTGCAAGGAGCTTATGAAAGAGTATAAACCTAAGGATATTGAGCCAGTACTCAGAAAGGCAGTTCTGTTGGCAGCAAGTTCGGGAATTCCTGAAATCATAGAAGAAATTGTAGATTGCTACCCTGACGCAATTTGGTTTGTTAATTCTGAAAATCATAACTTATTTCACCTTGCGGTAATAAATCGGCATGAAAAGGTGTTTAACTTCATATATCAGTTAAGTTTGTATAAACATTTGGTAACAACTGATGAAGACACTTCAGGAAACAATATATTACATATGGCTGGAAAATTAGCACCTCTTGGCCGACTCAATCTTATCTCAGGTGCAGCTTTGCAAATGCAGCGCGAACTTCAGTGGTTCCAG GAAGTGGAAAAGTTTGTTCATCCAACTTTAAGGACAAATAGAAACTCATAtggaaaaactccaaaaatggtgTTCACTGAGGAACACAAGGAATTGGTCAAAGAAGGAGAGAAATGGATGAAAGAAACTGCAAATTCATGCACATTTGTGGCGGCCTTAACAGCAACGGTAGGATTTGCAGCAGCCATCACTGTACCAGGAGGAAATCAAAGCAAAGGTTTCCCAATCTTCTCAAAAGAACCGGCCTTCACGATTTTTGCTGTTTCGGTTGCATTCTGTCTGTTCTCTTCTGTTGCCTCTGTGCTAATGTTTTTGTCTATCCTCACCGCGAGATATGCAGAAACAGATTTTCTTAGATCTCTTCCAAAACGATTAATTATAGGCCTCGGTACACTGTTTATTTCAATGACATCTCTGATGATAGCATTTGGTGCTACAATTTATCTCGTTTTCGGTCAGAAAAACGGACTGATACTCATTCCAGTGGGCATAGCAGGCCTCATTCCAGTAATCCTATTTGAGTCCTTGCAATTTCGTCTCTTGTTAGATATGTGTATGTCCACATATGGCCCAAGCATTTTTCATAAACAGAGCTCACGTTTACTTTACTAG
- the LOC107806705 gene encoding uncharacterized protein LOC107806705 isoform X1, which translates to MSSSPSNSHVHESPCLNLAASTTNGNFQKPPSPIQAESTNHDDYHTVSIPNPAEITSDDEYDTVSVPNQAEITSNVNFQESPSPSLTASSTSKGETPSPNLAANTSNDKSEELLLKCLPLCLAILRGDEHGFDQAAQALAAASSSNSNFHRPRSPNVPNLAASTSRQSPSPNLAANTRSSKTQVLTPYSPAIPRSGRMENLYSLAARTNRSSFEEIGEENINEEKKLWGCLPLYRALLRENQSGFEKEAKALSKFPPDVTICRKVTRAGDTGLHVLVGAGKWYDSVISKPKSYALEGLVIRNNNGHTPLCVAAKVGNMEAAKKLLQLETEIRSVRATDDDTVGRYPIIEAARYGHKEMVLLWIGDMATKMADSPPTKESAASTFLHLLVVAEFYDVLLALVRRFPGLARAEFYGDNDDVSLLSLMAETPSAFRSGTQLGFWQRLLYSVAQANLERRLSDIEKSFVVNQPSVTVPSTESPQPTNELTWECFVKYPRNCVITIQAWLARMINRAAIFKHIKDIKLMHKETLDIVKRLCKELMKEYKPKDIEPVLRKAVLLAASSGIPEIIEEIVDCYPDAIWFVNSENHNLFHLAVINRHEKVFNFIYQLSLYKHLVTTDEDTSGNNILHMAGKLAPLGRLNLISGAALQMQRELQWFQEVEKFVHPTLRTNRNSYGKTPKMVFTEEHKELVKEGEKWMKETANSCTFVAALTATVGFAAAITVPGGNQSKGFPIFSKEPAFTIFAVSVAFCLFSSVASVLMFLSILTARYAETDFLRSLPKRLIIGLGTLFISMTSLMIAFGATIYLVFGQKNGLILIPVGIAGLIPVILFESLQFRLLLDMCMSTYGPSIFHKQSSRLLY; encoded by the exons ATGTCGTCCTCACCAAGCAACAGTCATGTGCACGAATCGCCGTGTCTTAATCTAGCAGCCAGCACAACCAACGGTAATTTTCAAAAACCGCCCAGTCCTATTCAAGCAGAAAGCACAAACCACGATGATTATCACACAGTGTCCATTCCTAATCCAGCAGAAATCACAAGCGACGATGAATATGACACAGTGTCGGTTCCTAATCAAGCAGAAATCACAAGCAACGTTAATTTTCAAGAATCACCCAGTCCTAGTCTAACAGCCAGCAGCACAAGCAAAGGTGAAACGCCAAGTCCTAATTTAGCAGCCAACACAAGCAATG ACAAAAGCGAAGAGCTGTTGTTGAAATGCTTGCCCTTATGCCTTGCAATACTCAGAGGGGATGAACATGGTTTTGACCAAGCTGCACAAGCTCTAGCAGCAGCTAGCTCGAGCAACAGTAATTTTCACCGACCGCGCAGTCCTAATGTACCTAATCTAGCAGCTAGCACAAGCAGACAATCTCCCAGTCCTAATCTAGCAGCCAACACAAGAAGCAGTAAGACTCAAGTTTTAACTCCTTATTCACCAGCCATCCCAAGGAGCGGTAGGATGGAAAATTTGTACAGTTTAGCAGCCAGAACAAACCGGAGTAGCTTCGAAGAAATCGGTGAAG AGAACATAAATGAGGAGAAGAAGTTGTGGGGATGCTTGCCTTTATACCGTGCATTACTCAGAGAAAACCAGAGTGGTTTTGAAAAAGAAGCTAAAGCTCTCTCGAAATTTCCACCAGATGTGACTATATGTAGGAAGGTAACAAGAGCTGGGGACACTGGCCTTCACGTACTTGTTGGTGCTGGAAAGTGGTATGATTCTGTGATAAGTAAACCAAAAAGTTATGCATTAGAAGGGTTGGTTATTCGTAACAACAATGGTCATACACCTCTTTGTGTGGCTGCAAAGGTTGGGAACATGGAGGCTGCCAAGAAGTTGCTGCAACTTGAAACGGAAATCCGGAGTGTGCGAGCGACTGACGACGATACTGTTGGGCGGTATCCGATTATAGAGGCTGCTAGATATGGCCATAAGGAGATGGTTTTACTTTGGATTGGGGATATGGCCACGAAGATGGCAGACTCCCCACCAACTAAAGAATCAGCTGCTTCCACCTTTCTCCATCTGCTAGTTGTAGCCGAATTCTACG ATGTGCTGCTAGCTCTGGTTCGACGTTTTCCTGGTTTGGCCCGGGCAGAGTTTTATGGTGACAATGATGATGTATCGCTTTTGAGTTTGATGGCTGAGACACCTTCTGCATTTCGGAGTGGGACTCAGCTAGGCTTTTGGCAACGCTTACTTTATTCTG TCGCACAGGCAAACTTAGAAAGAAGATTGTCAGACATTGAAAAGTCCTTTGTTGTAAATCAGCCCTCAGTCACAGTACCCTCAACAGAATCGCCACAGCCTACTAATGAGTTAACATGGGAGTGTTTCGTGAAGTATCCACGCAATTGTGTCATCACAATTCAAGCGTGGCTTGCTAGGATGATTAATAGAG CAGCAATATTCAAGCACATTAAGGATATAAAGTTAATGCATAAAGAGACTCTTGATATCGTGAAACGTCTTTGCAAGGAGCTTATGAAAGAGTATAAACCTAAGGATATTGAGCCAGTACTCAGAAAGGCAGTTCTGTTGGCAGCAAGTTCGGGAATTCCTGAAATCATAGAAGAAATTGTAGATTGCTACCCTGACGCAATTTGGTTTGTTAATTCTGAAAATCATAACTTATTTCACCTTGCGGTAATAAATCGGCATGAAAAGGTGTTTAACTTCATATATCAGTTAAGTTTGTATAAACATTTGGTAACAACTGATGAAGACACTTCAGGAAACAATATATTACATATGGCTGGAAAATTAGCACCTCTTGGCCGACTCAATCTTATCTCAGGTGCAGCTTTGCAAATGCAGCGCGAACTTCAGTGGTTCCAG GAAGTGGAAAAGTTTGTTCATCCAACTTTAAGGACAAATAGAAACTCATAtggaaaaactccaaaaatggtgTTCACTGAGGAACACAAGGAATTGGTCAAAGAAGGAGAGAAATGGATGAAAGAAACTGCAAATTCATGCACATTTGTGGCGGCCTTAACAGCAACGGTAGGATTTGCAGCAGCCATCACTGTACCAGGAGGAAATCAAAGCAAAGGTTTCCCAATCTTCTCAAAAGAACCGGCCTTCACGATTTTTGCTGTTTCGGTTGCATTCTGTCTGTTCTCTTCTGTTGCCTCTGTGCTAATGTTTTTGTCTATCCTCACCGCGAGATATGCAGAAACAGATTTTCTTAGATCTCTTCCAAAACGATTAATTATAGGCCTCGGTACACTGTTTATTTCAATGACATCTCTGATGATAGCATTTGGTGCTACAATTTATCTCGTTTTCGGTCAGAAAAACGGACTGATACTCATTCCAGTGGGCATAGCAGGCCTCATTCCAGTAATCCTATTTGAGTCCTTGCAATTTCGTCTCTTGTTAGATATGTGTATGTCCACATATGGCCCAAGCATTTTTCATAAACAGAGCTCACGTTTACTTTACTAG